The Sulfurimonas aquatica genomic sequence AATCTTTCTAAGAGTGGGCTAGTAAGCTCTAAAGATTATTCTCAAGTGCCACTATACTTACTGATAAAACCAAGAGTTGATGCAGAAGGAATAGTAGAGTTTGAACTAAGAGTTACCGATGAAGGAAATAACTCAGCTAATCAAAAATTTAAAGTTACTGTGGAAAATCAACAATACCATATCATTACATCAAGTGAATCGGAAGGTGTTTTTGATGAGATACCAACTACAAGCTTTAGTGGTGACTTATATACCCTTAGAACATGGAATGACTACACTTCAGGAGTTGCACACATAGTTGGATATGAGAGGTTAACCATTAACTCAGGCACTATTATGGAAGATAATTACATAGTTGATATTAACGGTTTGGTAACACATACGAAAACTACACCAGATACAAATAGAACCATTAAGTTTGAAGAAGCAGTTGATAATATGGAAACATCATACTTGTACTTAAGTTATGGAATGCCATTTGAGTTTTCTAACCCTAATTCTAAATCTCAAAAAATGTATATTAAAGAAGCTAATGGAGATATTACAAGTTATGTACTGCTAAATAAAGAGGCAAAAGATGAGATATATAAAACTGTCTCAGTTAATCCGAAAATACAAAGAGCATTAAACAATGGTTATACATACCTCTCACTTACTTCTTCAAAAACCCTCTGTGATGAAGATGTAAAAACCGAGTATCTTCAAAGATGTGATCAAGTAAATAGTTTAGATTCTGTGTTTGGCACAAATGAAAACATAGACACAGTAATGAAGTTTGGTAGAGAGTGGATGTACTGGGATAAAGATGCTACTTCAAGTGCAGCATTTACTATACAGAAGTTTTTAACATTAAATCCTCTTGAGGGTATACTTGTTCACACAACAGCAGCTACAACTGTGGAGCTACCATTTGATGAAGATTCATTAGAAGTAAATAACTTTACAAATCTTTTCCCAAGAGGATGGATACTTATGTCAAATACTAAAGAGCAAACAACAGAGGAGATTAAAGCAGCATTAAAAGCACAAAATAAAACTCTAGAGTATATTCTTGTTCTAAGAAATAATGAGTGGCAGATATTTGCTCCACTTAATGATAGCGAAGTTGATAACACTATAACTAGAGTCAGTGATATAAAAAGATATGAGAGTTTTTGGGTTTTATTTAAGTAGGGTAAAGTATCTCTTGAGAGTGAATAACTCTCAAGAGAATAGGACTAGATAAAGTAGTTATAGCCTAATCTATAGTATAAATTATTTCAGTTTTATTTTTTGTAACTTTAGTCTCTAAAAAGCTTAAGCCATTAATTTTTAAAGAAGTAAACTCCTCTATCGAACTTACATTATGTAATGCTAGTTCTCTTAAAACCTTACCTCTATATGCTTTTGCCCAGTGACTTATACTTTTGCCATCTTTTAAAAACTTTAGAGTTGTATAGGGCTTGTTAACCTTATAAAATTTGTCGTAGTAACCTGCACGTAAGTCAAGTATCTCATCATCCCCAAGGTATAGATCGAGTTGGTATGAAAATCTATCTTTATAGAACTTTTCTGGAACAATACTCCCAATGGAGTTCCCTTGCTTTACCTTATAGTTAGCTATAGGATCCCCTCCTAAAATAGGTCCATAAAGGTTTGAAAATATAATAGTATTACTTTTGAGATACTCTTGCTCACTAGCACTCAAAGTCTCATATGCTAGATAGTCATATGCAACACCACTATAACGCTCTATAGCACTCATGAGAGGGGATGAAAAAACATCTTGAAGATAGGGCTCACAACTAGAATATTTTTTTATTCCAAAAAGGTTTTTAATCGCCTCTTCATCTTTACTCATTATGATATCGTTGTAAGTTTGTAAGACGGTCGCTCTAGCATCGTTAGAGCCAAGTAGATCTTTGGATGGTTCATTACCACCCGTATTTTTCCCTTCTGATGGGGAAAATAGTATTTTTAACATTTAAAAACCTTTTATATTTTTGCTTGGAGTATAATTTCAAGGAATTGTATCAATATAAATGATACAATAAGTAAATATTTTTTTGGAGCAAATTATGAAACTTTTCATTATATCCCTATTCTTATCTCTTAGTGCATCTCTTATTGCAAGTACAATTGTAGGAAGTGTTCAAAAAGTGAGTGGTATAGTAAAGGTTAAAAGTACAGATTCGATTAAAAAAAGTAAAATTATCTCTGGATTTGAAATAAAAGAGGGAGATTTAATCTCTACATCAAGAAAAGCATCAGCTGTAATAGCTCTCGTTGATGGCTCGAGCATAGTTTTAGATGCAAGTTCAAGTGTACATTTTAAATCTGCTAAAAATGCAGAACAGACATCAGGAAAAGTGTATTATAAAATTACCTCACGCGATGCAAAAAATACGCTTAAAGTAAAAACACCCTTCGCTATTATAGGTATTAAAGGAACTATTTTTGTGGTTAATGCTAGTGAAAATGGCTCAGTCACACTTAAAGAGGGGCTTATTGGGGTTACAAGTATTAAAGAGGAGTTTGAACTTTACAGAAAATCTGTTGAAGCCGAATTTAATAGCTATCTAGAGGATCAGATGTCTGAATTTGAGAAGTTTAAAAATGATCAAAATAAATATGCCAAACCTATTAAAACAAAAGCATTTGACTTAAAACAGGGAAATAAAGTCTCTTTTAGTGATAAAAAAGTACATGAAGATCAATGGACTAAAGAGGATGATGCAGAGTTTGATCATTTTGAATCTTTAATAAACGCAGAGTAGATTGACAAAAGATGAAAGAAAAACTTCTCTATCTTTTAGTTTTAATTCCCATAGTAGTTGCAACACTACTCCTTCAGCATTATAAGATAGAACCATTTGAGAGTTTTTCACTTACATTTAATGATGTAAATTTTAAATTACAAGATAAAGAACCAAATAAAGATATTGTATTTATCGCAGTAGATGAGCCAAGTGTAAATAAGTTTGGACGTTGGCCATGGAAGCGTGAGTATTTGGCTCAAGGCATAGACTCTTTAGTTGAAGCGGATGTTGTTCTCATGGATATGATTTTTTCTGAAACTACTACGAGTGAACAAGACTATATCTTAGCAGATTCATTAGCATCACTTAAAAATAGTGTATGTGGATTTTTTTTAAGACATAACGCAACACAAGATATCTCTGATGAAGAGTTAGACGTACTAAGTAACTCTTCACTAGATTTACTACAAACACAGATAGCTGAACACTCTAAGCCAAGATTTCCATCTGCACCCTATTCAGAGATAAATATATTGCCAATCATGGAGTCTTGTACTCTCTCAGGAAGCTTTAGTACTGTTCGTGCTGCTGATGATAAACTTCGCGAGTATCCTATTTCTATGTACTTTAAAAACCTTTTATATCCATCTTTGGCCATTCAAGGATTAAGATTAAAGTTTGATAAAGATATACAAAGAGTTGATGATTCTCATCTTGATATAAATGGGAATATTATTAGCCTTAATGAAGAAGGGCTTGTCCGGTTAAATTTTTATAATATTGATAAATATAATGTCATCTCTTTTTTAGACCTTGCAACGGGAAAAATCGCACCAGAGTACTTTAAAGGCAAAATTGCAATTTTGGGAATAACGGAAGTCGGAGCAGGGGATATAGTAAGTACACCAATTGGATCAATTCCTGGACCACTTCTACATTACACATTTATATCAAACCTTTTAGAAAATCATCTGATAGTTGAGCATAATGAATATGCAAAGGTTTTAGTCATTTTTATGGTGCTGTTACCATTTATCTTAGTGCTTTTTATAAAGAAAATAATATATAGAGCAGTGATAAATATATTCATCTATTTGATTTTATACGCTTATATAAGATATATGTTTATTGAAAATATGATCTATATCGATATGTTTTATCCTCTTATCTCTCTTATACTAAGTCTTATCGCCGTTGAAGCAATAGCGTTTAATATTCAAGAAAGAAGTGGTAAGTTTATGAGAGGTGCATTTTCATCTTATCTCTCAGGAGATTTATTAGATCAACTTATAGAAAATCCAGAGGCACTTGCATTAGGTGGAGAAAATAAAGAACTGAGTATACTCTTTAGTGATATTAGAGGATTTACAAGTATTTCCGAATCTATGGATCCAGTTAGTTTAATTACACTTTTAAATAGATACTTCACTCCAATGACTAACTCTGTACTTGAAAATAAGGGGATGCTAGATAAGTACATAGGAGATGCTGTTATGGCATTTTTTAATGCCCCTGTTGATGTAAAAGATCATGCTGATGCTGCATGTATCTGTGCACTAGAGATGATTCTAAGGCTTGAGAAGTTAAATGAAGAGTTAAAGCTAGAGGGTATTCCAGCTATTAGGATTGGCATTGGTATAAATACAGCAAATGTGGTTGTTGGCAATATGGGATCAGACACTAGATTTAACTATACAGTTATTGGGGATGGTGTGAATTTAGCTTCTAGGGTTGAAGGTTTGACAAAAAACTATTCCGTGGATATACTCATAACAGAATTTACAGTAGAAAAGCTCACTAAAGAGTTTGTATACAGAAAAATAGAACCAGTTCAGGTAAAGGGTAAAGACGAAGCAGTACTTTTGTATGAACTTATGCCTTTTAGTGATAAAGCAAAAGAGATTAAGAACTTGTATGATGAAGCACTTGGAGTCTATATAGATAATGACCTCTCTAAGGCTGAAGAGCTTTTTAAAATAATTGTGCAGAAGTATGAAGATGGAGTATCAGAGTACTTCTTAAAGTTAATAAAAGATGGACACTCTTGGGGTGTTCATAAGATGACAACTAAATAGAATTAATTAGGCTTATGGAGTAAATATGAATCAGCCAGTAAGAAGTTTAACTGCCAATGAGATATTAGAGTTAGTATTTAAGTACTTAGCTGAAGTCTCTTCGTCCCAAGATTATGATGAAATCATAGTTACCTTAGCTAATATGGGTAGAGCCCTAACAAGTGCGGACAGATGTACTGTCTGGGTTGTTAATGAAGATGGAACGAAGATATGGACGAAAGTTGCACAAGGAATGGATGCTATAGAGTTACCAATTGATTCTGGAGTAGTTGGAACCTCAATAGTTTCTAATGAGAGAATTATTATAGATGATGTTTATACTGATAACCGTTTTAATCAAGAGATAGATCAAAAAACAGGGTATAAAACTAAATCAATGATGGTAATACCTATGCATGATTACGATGGAAATATCATAGGAGCATTCCAAGTTATAAATCATTTGGGTGAAACTGATAGATTTGACAAACGCGATATGGAAAGACTCACACTTGCAAGTACCTATGCCGCTGAAACACTTGTATCTGCAAAACTTGCTTTAGAAATCGAAGAGACGCAAAAGGAAGTTGTATTTACTATGGGCTCAATTGGTGAGAGTCGAAGTAAAGAGACAGGGAACCACGTTAAACGCGTTGCAGAGTACTCTAGACTCTTAGCGCTTGCATATGGAATGAGCGTTGAAGATTCTGAATTATTGCAGCAAGCAAGCCCAATGCATGATATAGGCAAGATAGCTATCCCTGATAATATTTTAAAAAAGCCAGGTAGGTTTGATGAGAATGAACGCCATATTATGAACAAGCACGCTGAGCTTGGATATCACATGATTAAAAATTCTCAGAGACCACTTCTTAAAGCTGCTGCGATTGTTGCTTATGAGCATCATGAAAAATGGGATGGAACAGGTTATCCAAATCAAACTAGCGGGGAAGATATTCATATTTTTGGTCGTATAACTGCACTTGCGGATGTATTTGACGCATTGGGAAGCGATAGAGTATATAAGAAAGCTTGGAGTGATGAGAGAATTTTTAAACTCTTAAAAGAAGAGAGAGCAAAACATTTTGATCCGAAGTTAATAGACCTCTTTTTTGAAAACCTAGATAAAATTTTAGCAGTGAGAGATAAGTTCAAAGATATTTTTGATGAAGTCAATGAAACAAGTGTAGAGGTGAAAAAGATTGAGATACTTGGAGCTTATGGAACTAAATCCAAAGGGTATGGGACAAGTTCTTTTAGACTCAATAGAAATCATGTGATAGATGCTGGTAACCTTCTTGATGGTTTAGATGTGGCATCTGTTGAAATTGAAAATATATGGGTCACTCATTCACACCTAGACCATATTGTTGATATTGCATATATTTTAGATAACTATTTTAACCTCAGAAGTAAATCACTTAATATACTGGGCCTCCCCGAGACTTTAAAGTCGATACAGGATGACTTTTTAAATGATACAGTTTGGCCAGATTTTTCAAAGATAAAACTTGTTAAATCCGATGAGATGGCTGTTACCTACACACCGATAGAACTTGATAAAGAGTATGAGATAGGTGAGAGCGAAAAGATAATGGCATTTAAAACTGATCATACTGTACCTAGTTGTGGATATAAATTTACAAAAGATGATACAGCGGTGTTAATTACCGCAGATACTTACTCCTTAGATAATGTAATTGAAAAGATTGAAAGTGATAATAAGATTACATCCATAGTAGTTGAATGCTCTTTTCCTAGTGCTATGGATAATTTAGCTAAAGAGAGTAAACATCTAACACCTAAGCTTCTTTTTGAAAAGCTAGAACCACTCAAAAGAGATGATGTAAGACTATTTATTAACCACATTAAACCATCATTTTTAGAAGTGATTAAAGAAGAGATAGACCAATATAAGGGAAAATGGGAGCCAAAAATACTTAAAGATGGTGATTTTATAAATTTCTAATGTATTTGCTTGACATCAAATCTGTTTTAGACTATAATTCTGACTCAATTTCGATGCTGACATAGCTCAGTTGGCTAGAGCAGTTGATTTGTAATCAACAGGCCCGGGGTTCGAATCCTCGTGTCAGCACCATTGAAATTTGAATATTAGAAACAGTGTTAGACCAGAAAACATAAAAAATTATGTAATAGTGGTGGGATAGTCAAGTGGCCAACGACGGCGGACTGTAAATCCGCTCCCTACGGGTTCAGAGGTTCGACTCCTCTTCCCACCACCATAAATGACATGCGGGTGTAACTCAGTGGCTAGAGTTCCTGCCTTCCAAGCAGGCTGTCGAGGGTTCGAATCCCTTCACCCGCTCCATTGAACAAAATTTCTGGAAGCTGAAGTACAATTACGTCCTTACTTCATACAACTATATATTATTTTAATAATAAATACCTATATAGCAATCTAATCACAAAAAAACTAATATTATAAATAAAGAATTATTCAATTATTGCTTACAAAAACTTATCCAACTTTGCTCATGTGGCTCAGTGGTAGAGCACTTCCTTGGTAAGGAAGAGGTCGTGGGTCCGATTCCCATCATGAGCTCCACTTCAGCTATTTAAGTAAATTTAAGCAATAATTGAATGATTTTTGGGTATAATTCCATTTCAATTCACAATTAAAGTCGGAGGACACTATGGCAAAAGAAAAGTTTGAACGTAATAAACCGCATGTAAATATCGGTACTATTGGACACGTTGACCACGGTAAAACAACACTAACAGCAGCGATTACTGCAGTATTGGCAGTAACTAACGGTGCAGCACTTATGGATTATGATGCAATCGATAATGCACCAGAAGAAAGAGAGCGTGGTATTACTATCGCTACTTCACACGTTGAGTATGAGACAGATAATCGTCACTATGCACACGTTGACTGTCCAGGTCACGCGGATTATGTTAAGAACATGATTACTGGTGCTGCTCAAATGGATGGTGCTATTTTAGTTGTTTCTGCAGCTGATGGTCCAATGCCACAAACACGTGAGCACATTCTTCTTTCTAAGCAAGTTGGTGTTCCTTACCTAGTTGTATTCATGAACAAAGAAGATATGGTTGATGATGAAGAGCTAATGGAATTAGTAGAGATGGAAATCCGTGAACTACTTGATACATATGAATTCCCAGGTGATGATACTCCAATCACAGCTGGTTCAGCTCTTAAAGCGCTAGAAGAAGCAAAAACTGGTACTCTTGGTGAGTGGTCAGAAAAGATCAAAGCACTTATGGCTACTGTTGATGAGTATATTCCTGAGCCAACTCGTGAAACAGACAAAGATTTCTTAATGCCTGTTGAAGATGTTTTCTCTATCTCTGGTCGTGGAACAGTTGTTACTGGTCGTATCGAACGTGGTACAGTTAAGATTGGTGAAGAAGTTGAAATCGTTGGTATCCGTGATACTCAGAAAACTACTGTAACTGGTGTTGAGATGTTCCGTAAAGAAATGGAGCAAGCACTTGCTGGTGATAACTGTGGTATTCTAATCCGTGGTATTGGTAAAGATGATGTTGAGCGTGGTCAAGTACTTTGTAAGCCAGGTACAATTACTCCTCACACTAAATTTACTGCAGAAATCTATGTTCTAAGTAAAGATGAAGGTGGACGTCATACTCCATTCTTTAACGGTTACCGTCCTCAGTTCTATGTACGTACAACTGATGTTACAGGTGCAATCACTTTACCAGAAGGTACTGAGATGGTTATGCCAGGTGATAACGTAAGTATTACAGCTGAGTTAATTCACCCAATTGCAATGGAAAAAGGTACTAATTTCGCTATCCGTGAGGGTGGAAGAACTGTTGGTGCTGGTGTTGTTGCAGAGATTCTTGCTTAATTCGCCTTTGGCGAAGCAAGCAAAATCCTTATAAAGGTTAATAAACAATGAGAGAAGCAATTCACTTAGGTTGTGAGAAATGTACTAGACGTAATTATCACACAACAAAAAATAAAAAAACTCATACTGAAAAATTTTCAGTAAGAAAATATTGTAAATTTTGTCGTGAGCATACTGTTCATAAAGAGATGAAATTATAATAATGTTTTAAAGCTAGTTTGACTAGCTTTTTACATCTAGGCGTGTAGCTCCAATGGTAGAGCACCGGATTCCAAATCCGGGTGCTGGGGGTTCGAGTCCCTCCACGCCTGCCACAACATTTATTATTAATGAGACCTGCATTGGGATTATTCATAATAAATGTTACTTTTAACTAATGGAAGCATATAATGAATTTTGGTAAACATGTAAGAAATGCAAGACTAGAACTTGATAAGGTAATTTTTCCTACGAAAGGTCAAGTAAAACAGGCATATATATCTGTAGTTATTGTAGTCTCTGTAATTGCTGCATTTTTAGCATTAGTAGATTTAATGATGTCTTCTATTATGACATCAATTTTAGGTTAAGGAGAAAGTCATGGCACAACAATGGTACTCCATTCAGACCTACGGAAGTGATAGACTTGTTAGAGATGCAATCTTTAACATGATAGAAGAGATGAGTCTTCAAGAGTTCATAACAGAAGTTATAGTTCCAACTGAAGATGTTATTGAAGTTAAAGATGGTAAAAAAAAGGTAACTGAGCGCTCTTTGTACTCAGGATATGTATTTGCTAAAATAGAATTAAATACAGAAATTCAGCACTTGATTCAATCAATACCTAAAGTATCTGGCTTCATTGGTGAGGGAAATACTCCTACACCATTAAGTGAACATGATATTAATGTTATTTTAGATCGTGTAAATAATCGTGCAGCACCAAAACCAAAAGTATTTTTTGATAATGGTGAAACTGTTCGAATTATAGATGGTCCATTTGCAAACTTTA encodes the following:
- a CDS encoding YaaA family protein — its product is MLKILFSPSEGKNTGGNEPSKDLLGSNDARATVLQTYNDIIMSKDEEAIKNLFGIKKYSSCEPYLQDVFSSPLMSAIERYSGVAYDYLAYETLSASEQEYLKSNTIIFSNLYGPILGGDPIANYKVKQGNSIGSIVPEKFYKDRFSYQLDLYLGDDEILDLRAGYYDKFYKVNKPYTTLKFLKDGKSISHWAKAYRGKVLRELALHNVSSIEEFTSLKINGLSFLETKVTKNKTEIIYTID
- a CDS encoding FecR family protein; amino-acid sequence: MKLFIISLFLSLSASLIASTIVGSVQKVSGIVKVKSTDSIKKSKIISGFEIKEGDLISTSRKASAVIALVDGSSIVLDASSSVHFKSAKNAEQTSGKVYYKITSRDAKNTLKVKTPFAIIGIKGTIFVVNASENGSVTLKEGLIGVTSIKEEFELYRKSVEAEFNSYLEDQMSEFEKFKNDQNKYAKPIKTKAFDLKQGNKVSFSDKKVHEDQWTKEDDAEFDHFESLINAE
- a CDS encoding adenylate/guanylate cyclase domain-containing protein; amino-acid sequence: MKEKLLYLLVLIPIVVATLLLQHYKIEPFESFSLTFNDVNFKLQDKEPNKDIVFIAVDEPSVNKFGRWPWKREYLAQGIDSLVEADVVLMDMIFSETTTSEQDYILADSLASLKNSVCGFFLRHNATQDISDEELDVLSNSSLDLLQTQIAEHSKPRFPSAPYSEINILPIMESCTLSGSFSTVRAADDKLREYPISMYFKNLLYPSLAIQGLRLKFDKDIQRVDDSHLDINGNIISLNEEGLVRLNFYNIDKYNVISFLDLATGKIAPEYFKGKIAILGITEVGAGDIVSTPIGSIPGPLLHYTFISNLLENHLIVEHNEYAKVLVIFMVLLPFILVLFIKKIIYRAVINIFIYLILYAYIRYMFIENMIYIDMFYPLISLILSLIAVEAIAFNIQERSGKFMRGAFSSYLSGDLLDQLIENPEALALGGENKELSILFSDIRGFTSISESMDPVSLITLLNRYFTPMTNSVLENKGMLDKYIGDAVMAFFNAPVDVKDHADAACICALEMILRLEKLNEELKLEGIPAIRIGIGINTANVVVGNMGSDTRFNYTVIGDGVNLASRVEGLTKNYSVDILITEFTVEKLTKEFVYRKIEPVQVKGKDEAVLLYELMPFSDKAKEIKNLYDEALGVYIDNDLSKAEELFKIIVQKYEDGVSEYFLKLIKDGHSWGVHKMTTK
- the tuf gene encoding elongation factor Tu — protein: MAKEKFERNKPHVNIGTIGHVDHGKTTLTAAITAVLAVTNGAALMDYDAIDNAPEERERGITIATSHVEYETDNRHYAHVDCPGHADYVKNMITGAAQMDGAILVVSAADGPMPQTREHILLSKQVGVPYLVVFMNKEDMVDDEELMELVEMEIRELLDTYEFPGDDTPITAGSALKALEEAKTGTLGEWSEKIKALMATVDEYIPEPTRETDKDFLMPVEDVFSISGRGTVVTGRIERGTVKIGEEVEIVGIRDTQKTTVTGVEMFRKEMEQALAGDNCGILIRGIGKDDVERGQVLCKPGTITPHTKFTAEIYVLSKDEGGRHTPFFNGYRPQFYVRTTDVTGAITLPEGTEMVMPGDNVSITAELIHPIAMEKGTNFAIREGGRTVGAGVVAEILA
- the rpmG gene encoding 50S ribosomal protein L33 gives rise to the protein MREAIHLGCEKCTRRNYHTTKNKKTHTEKFSVRKYCKFCREHTVHKEMKL
- the secE gene encoding preprotein translocase subunit SecE; this translates as MNFGKHVRNARLELDKVIFPTKGQVKQAYISVVIVVSVIAAFLALVDLMMSSIMTSILG
- the nusG gene encoding transcription termination/antitermination protein NusG, with the translated sequence MAQQWYSIQTYGSDRLVRDAIFNMIEEMSLQEFITEVIVPTEDVIEVKDGKKKVTERSLYSGYVFAKIELNTEIQHLIQSIPKVSGFIGEGNTPTPLSEHDINVILDRVNNRAAPKPKVFFDNGETVRIIDGPFANFTGTVDEYDLEHGTLKLNVSIFGRATPVDISYTQVEKII